One Aciduliprofundum boonei T469 genomic region harbors:
- a CDS encoding Xaa-Pro peptidase family protein, with protein sequence MNYREIRARLIASYGDFVFFPSDPEVFKIISTKAFTHLVLREDITVYAQKAMEEELENELQENYEVIYETPKLEGEYFVSPYTNIVNIDFKFKNGLEILKKALRKPFDEEIEIIEDLSDKINKALAEFWNEISIGMKESEARAILDCKLIKEGIEGFTYPTIIVSGDRSKYLLPKSSENKIEKGKIIYVDSSPQINGYHLNFSRVIFTEERIEWVEVLEKINKMYSGLSSMIIPGANCNFLDEQIRKIGNFPHYSIIPSGGFYMPYAPGDCVIEENMVMTIVPSIYLDDGVIRVKRNVVVKKEKPIFLV encoded by the coding sequence ATGAATTATAGAGAGATAAGAGCCAGATTAATTGCCTCTTACGGAGATTTCGTATTCTTTCCATCTGATCCAGAGGTGTTCAAGATAATAAGCACAAAGGCATTCACACATCTTGTTTTGAGGGAAGATATAACAGTATACGCTCAGAAGGCAATGGAAGAGGAGTTAGAAAATGAACTTCAGGAGAATTATGAAGTTATATACGAAACTCCAAAGCTGGAAGGAGAGTACTTCGTTAGTCCTTACACAAATATAGTAAACATAGATTTCAAATTCAAAAATGGGCTGGAAATTTTGAAGAAAGCATTGAGAAAACCCTTTGATGAGGAAATTGAAATAATTGAAGATTTAAGTGATAAAATAAACAAAGCTCTTGCAGAGTTCTGGAACGAGATAAGTATCGGTATGAAGGAGAGCGAAGCTAGAGCAATTTTAGATTGCAAGCTTATTAAAGAGGGAATTGAAGGATTTACTTATCCTACCATAATTGTGAGTGGAGATAGAAGCAAGTATTTACTTCCCAAGAGTTCTGAGAATAAAATTGAGAAAGGGAAGATAATTTATGTTGATTCCTCGCCCCAAATAAACGGATACCATTTAAACTTCTCAAGAGTAATATTTACAGAGGAAAGAATAGAGTGGGTAGAGGTTCTGGAGAAAATAAATAAAATGTACTCGGGTTTATCCTCCATGATTATCCCTGGAGCCAATTGCAATTTTTTAGATGAGCAAATAAGAAAAATTGGAAATTTTCCCCATTACAGCATCATACCCTCGGGAGGGTTCTACATGCCCTATGCACCCGGCGACTGTGTAATTGAAGAAAACATGGTTATGACAATAGTACCATCAATATACTTGGATGACGGTGTTATAAGGGTAAAGAGAAATGTTGTTGTGAAAAAAGAGAAACCTATATTTTTGGTTTAG
- a CDS encoding PIN domain-containing protein: MIISKDELFVLLNEYYLDGHAEITVSYPFYNLRLFTLNLENFKIENIIEEREFYPFKKKFTGFLRRDMPDYRDLIDSFVSSGIVDFENQEEIDENFELLKKAIADKTIYIKPIFLGIDTNIAYYRIVSRRLKDEFKYVVSQIVVDEIDARIHTKYSWKILRALDNLPYHELVSEFANGSSKEARKAKNAMNEVNFLFDELDAFRAGESTETRDKEIRDREIALQYSNFAKEVDAEIVILTADKDMSFHAQAHGISSVYFKLPHKIYPMKIDPMRIPYLLYDLTVNFGTIKINDTIILSEWRGKDVENYLNEDLKIYNMNDKLAKDIKICRRLKDEL; encoded by the coding sequence ATGATAATCAGCAAAGATGAGCTCTTTGTACTTCTTAACGAGTATTATTTGGACGGCCACGCTGAGATAACTGTAAGTTATCCATTCTATAATCTCCGTCTCTTCACCCTGAACCTTGAAAATTTCAAAATAGAGAATATAATAGAAGAAAGGGAATTCTATCCATTTAAGAAAAAATTTACTGGATTCCTAAGAAGAGATATGCCAGATTATAGGGATTTAATCGATTCTTTTGTATCCTCCGGTATTGTTGATTTTGAGAATCAAGAAGAGATAGATGAGAATTTTGAGCTATTGAAAAAGGCAATTGCTGATAAAACCATTTATATAAAACCTATATTTTTAGGAATTGATACAAATATAGCATACTATCGCATAGTTTCAAGAAGATTGAAAGATGAGTTCAAGTATGTGGTAAGCCAAATTGTGGTAGATGAGATAGATGCCAGAATTCATACAAAATATTCATGGAAAATACTTCGTGCTCTTGATAATCTTCCATATCACGAACTTGTAAGTGAGTTTGCAAATGGGAGTTCTAAAGAGGCAAGAAAAGCAAAAAATGCCATGAACGAGGTAAACTTTCTATTTGATGAACTAGATGCTTTTAGAGCGGGAGAGAGTACAGAAACAAGAGATAAGGAGATAAGAGATAGGGAGATAGCGTTACAGTACAGCAATTTTGCCAAAGAGGTAGATGCAGAGATAGTAATTTTAACAGCTGATAAAGATATGAGTTTTCACGCACAGGCACATGGTATCAGTTCCGTATATTTCAAATTGCCACATAAGATTTATCCTATGAAAATAGATCCTATGCGCATTCCATATCTACTTTATGATTTAACAGTTAACTTTGGAACTATTAAAATAAACGATACAATAATCTTATCTGAATGGCGTGGAAAGGATGTGGAAAATTATCTAAATGAGGACTTAAAGATTTACAATATGAATGACAAATTGGCGAAGGATATAAAAATATGCAGGAGGCTCAAAGATGAATTATAG